The following are encoded together in the Juglans microcarpa x Juglans regia isolate MS1-56 chromosome 2D, Jm3101_v1.0, whole genome shotgun sequence genome:
- the LOC121250003 gene encoding umecyanin-like isoform X1, whose amino-acid sequence MNPYILGIWGGQLVGSGRQLIKNIGRKIKMGNRAGFMIWCLIALVLAVDLKATTAETYIVGDGMEWEIPPLGSIAYRTWARSNVFELGDTIVFNWTGTHDVAEVTKENYDNCTGTDAIDLRQTSPANFTLTTNSTRYFICTISNHCDLGQKVTINIGDQWSSASSLAVGALSAILSTIAISFLTFF is encoded by the exons ATGAATCCATACATATTAGGCATATGGGGTGGCCAGCTGGTTGGTAGCGGCAGGCAGCTTATAAAAA ATATTGGCAGGAAAATTAAAATGGGTAATCGTGCTGGGTTTATGATTTGGTGCTTGATTGCACTAGTACTTGCTGTTGATCTTAAGGCCACAACTGCAGAAACTTACATTGTTGGCGACGGAATGGAATGGGAGATACCTCCACTTGGCTCCATTGCCTACAGAACCTGGGCTCGTAGTAATGTTTTTGAACTTGGTGACACCATAG TGTTCAACTGGACTGGGACGCACGATGTTGCTGAAGTGACTAAAGAAAATTACGACAACTGCACAGGCACTGACGCCATTGATCTGAGACAAACAAGCCCAGCAAATTTCACTTTAACGACGAACAGCACTCGCTACTTCATCTGCACAATTAGCAACCACTGCGACCTCGGCCAAAAGGTGACCATCAATATCGGAGATCAGTGGAGCTCAGCTTCATCTCTGGCTGTTGGTGCTCTTTCTGCAATTCTCTCCACCATCGCCATCTCTTTCTTGACATTTTTCTGA
- the LOC121250003 gene encoding umecyanin-like isoform X2 yields the protein MGNRAGFMIWCLIALVLAVDLKATTAETYIVGDGMEWEIPPLGSIAYRTWARSNVFELGDTIVFNWTGTHDVAEVTKENYDNCTGTDAIDLRQTSPANFTLTTNSTRYFICTISNHCDLGQKVTINIGDQWSSASSLAVGALSAILSTIAISFLTFF from the exons ATGGGTAATCGTGCTGGGTTTATGATTTGGTGCTTGATTGCACTAGTACTTGCTGTTGATCTTAAGGCCACAACTGCAGAAACTTACATTGTTGGCGACGGAATGGAATGGGAGATACCTCCACTTGGCTCCATTGCCTACAGAACCTGGGCTCGTAGTAATGTTTTTGAACTTGGTGACACCATAG TGTTCAACTGGACTGGGACGCACGATGTTGCTGAAGTGACTAAAGAAAATTACGACAACTGCACAGGCACTGACGCCATTGATCTGAGACAAACAAGCCCAGCAAATTTCACTTTAACGACGAACAGCACTCGCTACTTCATCTGCACAATTAGCAACCACTGCGACCTCGGCCAAAAGGTGACCATCAATATCGGAGATCAGTGGAGCTCAGCTTCATCTCTGGCTGTTGGTGCTCTTTCTGCAATTCTCTCCACCATCGCCATCTCTTTCTTGACATTTTTCTGA
- the LOC121250005 gene encoding umecyanin-like translates to MGSRMNMIIGCLIVVVTLVHINGASAATVTSAGDYKVGDSLGWDVPPNTSYYADWASTQTFFLGDKFFFNWTGTHNLAEVSKADYDNCTKVSSYIGSPVTYTPQSTGSYYFICTVNDHCERGQKLALTISAPNFTTVSESRQNRPSPPLHRSPLVPYLLCSPPQPSLSRLT, encoded by the exons ATGGGCAGCCGCATGAATATGATCATCGGGTGCTTGATCGTTGTGGTGACTTTAGTGCATATTAATGGTGCAAGTGCTGCAACAGTAACCTCGGCAGGAGATTATAAGGTTGGAGACAGCCTTGGGTGGGATGTTCCCCCAAACACCTCCTATTACGCCGACTGGGCTAGCACCCAGACTTTCTTCCTTGGTGACAAATTCT TTTTCAACTGGACGGGGACGCACAATTTGGCGGAAGTATCAAAGGCTGATTATGATAACTGCACCAAGGTTTCAAGTTACATTGGCAGCCCAGTCACCTACACTCCTCAATCAACCGGTTCTTACTACTTCATCTGCACCGTGAATGACCACTGTGAAAGAGGTCAAAAACTGGCTCTCACCATTTCAGCCCCAAACTTCACCACCGTCAGTGAGTCCCGGCAGAACCGCCCATCTCCTCCGCTTCATCGCTCACCGTTGGTGCCTTATTTGCTGTGCTCTCCACCGCAGCCATCTCTTTCCAGACTTACATGA